A DNA window from Bos javanicus breed banteng chromosome 10, ARS-OSU_banteng_1.0, whole genome shotgun sequence contains the following coding sequences:
- the ABHD4 gene encoding (Lyso)-N-acylphosphatidylethanolamine lipase isoform X1 yields the protein MGWLSSTRQGLFTMADDLEQQPQGWLSSWLPTWRPTSMSQLKNVEARILQCLQNKFLARYVSLPNQNKIWTVTVSPELRDRTPLVMVHGFGGGVGLWILNMDSLSTRRTLHTFDLLGFGRSSRPTFPRDPEGAEDEFVTSIETWRESMGIPSMILLGHSLGGFLATSYSIKYPDRVKHLILVDPWGFPLRPADPSQVRAPPTWVKAVASVLGRSNPLAVLRVAGPWGPGLVQRFRPDFKRKFADFFDDDTISEYIYHCNAQNPSGETAFKAMMESFGWARRPMLERIHLIRKDVPITMIYGANTWIDTSTGKKVKLQRPDSYVRDLEIEGASHHVYADQPHIFNAVVEEICDSVD from the exons ATGGGCTGGCTCAGCTCGACCCGGCAGGGCTTGTTTACTATGGCCGATGATCTGGAGCAGCA GCCTCAAGGCTGGCTGAGCAGCTGGCTGCCCACTTGGCGCCCCACTTCCATGTCTCAACTGAAGAATGTAGAAGCCAGGATCCTCCAGT GCCTCCAGAACAAGTTCCTGGCTCGATATGTGTCCCTCCCAAACCAGAACAAGATCTGGACAGTGACAGTGAGCCCTGAGCTCAGGGACCGCACCCCACTGGTGATGGTGCACGGCTTCGGGGGCGGCGTGGGCCTCTGGATCCTCAACATGGATTCACTGAGCACCCGCCGCACATTGCACACCTTCGATCTGCTAGGCTTCGGGCGAAGCTCGAGGCCAACGTTCCCCAGGGATCCAGAGGGGGCCGAGGACGAGTTTGTGACCTCAATAGAGACGTGGCGGGAGAGCATGGGAATCCCCAGTATGATCCTCCTGGGGCACAGTCTGGGAGGATTCCTGGCCACTTCCTACTCGATCAAGTACCCTGACAG AGTTAAACACCTCATCCTGGTGGACCCGTGGGGCTTTCCCCTCCGACCAGCTGACCCCAGTCAGGTCCGTGCACCCCCGACCTGGGTCAAGGCTGTGGCCTCTGTCCTAGGGCGTTCCAATCCACTGGCTGTTCTTCGAGTCGCTGGGCCCTGGG GGCCCGGCCTGGTACAGCGATTCCGACCGGACTTCAAGCGCAAGTTTGCAGACTTCTTTGATGATGATACTATATCAGAGTATATCTACCACTGCAATGCACAGAATCCCAG TGGGGAGACGGCATTCAAAGCCATGATGGAGTCCTTTGGCTGGGCCCGGCGCCCCATGTTAGAGCGAATTCACTTGATTCGAAAAGATGTGCCCATCACCATGATCTATGGGGCCAACACCTGGATAGACACCAGCACGGGAAAAAAGGTGAAGCTGCAGCGGCCGGATTCCTACGTCCGAGATTTG
- the ABHD4 gene encoding (Lyso)-N-acylphosphatidylethanolamine lipase isoform X2, giving the protein MSQLKNVEARILQCLQNKFLARYVSLPNQNKIWTVTVSPELRDRTPLVMVHGFGGGVGLWILNMDSLSTRRTLHTFDLLGFGRSSRPTFPRDPEGAEDEFVTSIETWRESMGIPSMILLGHSLGGFLATSYSIKYPDRVKHLILVDPWGFPLRPADPSQVRAPPTWVKAVASVLGRSNPLAVLRVAGPWGPGLVQRFRPDFKRKFADFFDDDTISEYIYHCNAQNPSGETAFKAMMESFGWARRPMLERIHLIRKDVPITMIYGANTWIDTSTGKKVKLQRPDSYVRDLEIEGASHHVYADQPHIFNAVVEEICDSVD; this is encoded by the exons ATGTCTCAACTGAAGAATGTAGAAGCCAGGATCCTCCAGT GCCTCCAGAACAAGTTCCTGGCTCGATATGTGTCCCTCCCAAACCAGAACAAGATCTGGACAGTGACAGTGAGCCCTGAGCTCAGGGACCGCACCCCACTGGTGATGGTGCACGGCTTCGGGGGCGGCGTGGGCCTCTGGATCCTCAACATGGATTCACTGAGCACCCGCCGCACATTGCACACCTTCGATCTGCTAGGCTTCGGGCGAAGCTCGAGGCCAACGTTCCCCAGGGATCCAGAGGGGGCCGAGGACGAGTTTGTGACCTCAATAGAGACGTGGCGGGAGAGCATGGGAATCCCCAGTATGATCCTCCTGGGGCACAGTCTGGGAGGATTCCTGGCCACTTCCTACTCGATCAAGTACCCTGACAG AGTTAAACACCTCATCCTGGTGGACCCGTGGGGCTTTCCCCTCCGACCAGCTGACCCCAGTCAGGTCCGTGCACCCCCGACCTGGGTCAAGGCTGTGGCCTCTGTCCTAGGGCGTTCCAATCCACTGGCTGTTCTTCGAGTCGCTGGGCCCTGGG GGCCCGGCCTGGTACAGCGATTCCGACCGGACTTCAAGCGCAAGTTTGCAGACTTCTTTGATGATGATACTATATCAGAGTATATCTACCACTGCAATGCACAGAATCCCAG TGGGGAGACGGCATTCAAAGCCATGATGGAGTCCTTTGGCTGGGCCCGGCGCCCCATGTTAGAGCGAATTCACTTGATTCGAAAAGATGTGCCCATCACCATGATCTATGGGGCCAACACCTGGATAGACACCAGCACGGGAAAAAAGGTGAAGCTGCAGCGGCCGGATTCCTACGTCCGAGATTTG